The following proteins come from a genomic window of Motilibacter peucedani:
- a CDS encoding DUF3488 and transglutaminase-like domain-containing protein: protein MRDRLVLVVAETVALLCAATSLWPVYDSRAWMVPVAFTVVLVIAAAELLRRAGLPRVLVPLGSLAVLLVWLVAYRARDAAPFGLLPSAGALRALGDVLQSGVSDVDNYAAPVPVTPGFALLAVGGLGLVAVAIDVVTVTLRRPAAAGLVLLAVYAVPGAVSSAGVPWWAFLLGAASYLGLLLAESRDRVGRWGRLLGGPRTQSANPLSVVGRRVGGTALALAVVAPVAVPGLDGHALRFGGGGPSANGRIGTGDPLVNLSRDLGSRQKVKVFTVSVPRPPTGATFVDQGASPYMRTEVFSSFTGTTWKHDPRGEADSTSRDGTLFPSGWVVAAGEERKIQVSTTKAYRSRYLPLPYAPKVVSGLDGTWAGNDELHEVVGQGGQTSADMDYEVTQVEPDPDADDLLKVQAAEPGKAGQPSRRYVDTAGLGDLGYVQEALDEAVGPAASRDERPYAEALALQDWFHNPSRAGFAYDEHAPTPGNQETLLQSFLRNRSGFCVHYATAMVLLSRALGIPARLAIGYLPGDGVTGSDNKTTYEITTLLAHAWPELWFEGYGWLRFEPTPRNDGVSTDTPGYATAANAKELEDAAKASSAEPSSSATSASSTASAKDRDPGLASAAAASGGPGGSSSDYSTPVRAGVVLLAVLALWLLPVLARRRLRGRRLGAGATAAGVGAAWDEVADTALDLGLGRRSGAQTPRQYAAQLARASGLPLTEVGPLARLLTAYERARFAARGAAMPDVSADARAVSRALLDSAQATDRFRARWVPRSTWSSVRAAVGRTWSSAAGTVSDSAARLRPRQLFRLRG from the coding sequence ATGAGGGACCGGCTGGTGCTCGTGGTCGCCGAGACGGTCGCGCTGCTGTGCGCGGCCACCTCGCTGTGGCCGGTCTACGACTCGCGCGCCTGGATGGTGCCGGTCGCCTTCACGGTCGTGCTGGTCATCGCCGCGGCCGAGCTGCTGCGACGCGCAGGCCTCCCCCGCGTCCTCGTGCCGCTCGGCTCGCTCGCCGTGCTGCTGGTCTGGCTGGTCGCCTACCGCGCCCGCGACGCCGCTCCGTTCGGGCTGCTGCCCTCGGCCGGCGCCCTGCGCGCGCTCGGCGACGTGCTGCAGAGCGGCGTCTCCGACGTCGACAACTACGCCGCACCCGTACCCGTCACGCCCGGCTTCGCGCTGCTGGCGGTCGGCGGGCTCGGGCTCGTCGCTGTGGCGATCGACGTGGTGACGGTGACCCTGCGTCGTCCTGCGGCCGCGGGGCTCGTGCTGCTCGCCGTCTACGCCGTCCCGGGGGCCGTCTCGAGCGCCGGCGTCCCGTGGTGGGCGTTCCTGCTCGGCGCGGCGTCCTACCTCGGCCTCCTGCTCGCGGAGTCCCGCGACCGCGTGGGCCGGTGGGGGCGTCTGCTCGGCGGGCCGCGCACCCAGTCGGCCAACCCGCTCTCCGTCGTCGGCCGCCGGGTCGGCGGCACCGCGCTGGCCCTGGCCGTGGTCGCCCCCGTGGCCGTGCCCGGGCTCGACGGACACGCGCTGCGCTTCGGCGGCGGCGGACCCAGCGCCAACGGCCGCATCGGCACCGGCGACCCGCTCGTCAACCTCTCGCGCGACCTCGGCTCGCGCCAGAAGGTCAAGGTCTTCACGGTCTCGGTCCCCCGGCCGCCGACCGGCGCCACCTTCGTCGACCAGGGCGCGTCGCCCTACATGCGCACCGAGGTCTTCAGCTCCTTCACCGGCACGACGTGGAAGCACGACCCACGCGGCGAGGCCGACTCGACCAGCCGCGACGGCACGCTGTTCCCGTCCGGCTGGGTCGTCGCGGCCGGCGAGGAGCGCAAGATCCAGGTGTCGACCACCAAGGCCTACCGCTCGCGCTACCTGCCGCTGCCCTACGCGCCCAAGGTCGTCAGCGGGCTCGACGGCACGTGGGCCGGCAACGACGAGCTCCACGAGGTCGTCGGTCAGGGCGGGCAGACCTCGGCCGACATGGACTACGAGGTCACCCAGGTCGAGCCCGACCCCGACGCCGACGACCTGCTCAAGGTGCAGGCGGCCGAGCCGGGGAAGGCGGGCCAGCCGTCGCGCCGCTACGTCGACACGGCCGGGCTCGGCGACCTGGGCTACGTCCAGGAGGCGCTCGACGAGGCCGTGGGCCCAGCGGCCTCGCGCGACGAGCGTCCCTACGCCGAGGCGCTCGCGCTCCAGGACTGGTTCCACAACCCCTCGCGCGCGGGCTTCGCCTACGACGAGCACGCGCCGACGCCGGGCAACCAGGAGACGCTGCTCCAGTCGTTCCTCCGGAACCGCAGCGGCTTCTGCGTCCACTACGCGACGGCCATGGTGCTGCTCTCGCGCGCCCTGGGCATCCCCGCACGGCTCGCCATCGGCTACCTCCCGGGCGACGGCGTCACCGGCAGCGACAACAAGACGACCTACGAGATCACCACGCTGCTCGCGCACGCCTGGCCCGAGCTGTGGTTCGAGGGCTACGGCTGGCTGCGGTTCGAGCCGACGCCCCGCAACGACGGCGTGAGCACCGACACACCCGGCTACGCCACCGCCGCGAACGCGAAGGAGCTCGAGGACGCCGCCAAGGCCTCGAGCGCCGAGCCGTCCAGCTCGGCGACCTCGGCCTCGTCGACGGCCAGCGCCAAGGACCGCGACCCGGGCCTCGCCAGCGCGGCAGCCGCGAGCGGCGGTCCGGGCGGGTCCTCCTCCGACTACTCGACGCCGGTGCGGGCCGGTGTCGTCCTCCTCGCCGTCCTGGCCCTCTGGCTGCTGCCGGTGCTCGCCCGCCGCCGCCTGCGCGGTCGCCGCCTGGGCGCCGGTGCCACCGCCGCGGGGGTCGGCGCCGCCTGGGACGAGGTCGCCGACACGGCCCTCGACCTCGGGCTCGGCCGGCGCAGCGGTGCGCAGACACCCCGCCAGTACGCTGCCCAGCTCGCCCGCGCGTCCGGCCTGCCGCTCACCGAGGTCGGGCCCCTCGCCCGGCTGCTCACCGCCTACGAGCGGGCCCGCTTCGCCGCCCGCGGCGCCGCGATGCCCGACGTCAGCGCCGACGCGCGCGCGGTGTCCCGCGCCCTGCTCGACTCCGCGCAGGCCACCGACCGGTTCCGCGCCCGCTGGGTGCCGCGCTCGACGTGGTCGTCGGTGCGGGCGGCGGTGGGGCGCACGTGGTCGAGCGCTGCCGGCACGGTCAGCGACTCAGCAGCGCGCCTGCGGCCGCGGCAGCTGTTCCGCCTGCGGGGGTAG
- a CDS encoding DNA polymerase III subunit alpha — MSAVGSDPFVHLHVASGYSLRHGTSHPHLLVERAAEHGMDTLALTDRDGTYGAVRFAKACRSAGLRPVLGVDLAVEPSGLLPEPGAAAGGAARRTPARGGAEVDPRHPRAVVLARAGGGLGWRALCRLVSATHLRGERGRPVTTLELLAEHAADGELVVLLGAASEVARALEARRDDLARELVQRWRAALPAGALVTEVVSHRGPGDSVRAARLYALAAEERVPAVLTNAVRCLDRSDAPVADVLDAARRLVPLSERSVDRANAEGFLKSGREMAVVAAEVARLAGAADETGGELLRATRRIADQCALDPKTDLGLGVVHLPELDVLDRGGLPLGTVRESAQQDANAVLAARCEAGLVRRRMDQGSELGRLEARRRLDDELGVIATLGFASYFLTVADVVDLVREMGVRCAARGSGAGSLVNYLLGISGVDPLRHGLLMERFLSPLRAQLPDIDIDVESARRTEVYERVLARFGAERVACVSMTDTYRVRHAIRDVGAALGMPPTEVDMLAKAFPHIRARDARLAMEELPELRASGLDAGRLDLLLGLVERLDGLPRHIALHPCGVLLSDATLLDRTPVESSWLGFPMSQFDKDDVEDLGLLKLDVLGIRMQSAMSHALEEVARVDGVHVDIDDQLQVPLDDPATFRLVQSSRTLGCFQIESPGQRELVGKFAPETFADLVIDISLFRPGPVKSDMVTPFLQARHGWTGASYLHEDLRPVLEPTSGVVVFHEQVLEIVATFTGCSLAYADEVRRALGDPVGKPEVEAWFRPTALARGYSEHDVERVWEVLVAFASFGFCKAHAAAFALPTYQSAWLKAHHPAAFLAGVLTHDPGMYPKRLILDDARQFGIAVLPLDVNASDPEYRVERVGVLDEPPPAILGAPPRPAPEEGLPDGRAYGIRLGLDDVKGISDAEVARVVAGRPYATLADFWHRARVSRPVVERLVVAGAFDSLYGIGAPAPVRRRGAVTRRDLLLQVADLDRWTRSTSSGGGGRAGGRRSAGTGRSAGGPGRTRPADAAAGQGSGRQVERPDGRLDRPKDGWPERAGRGGWADDLGDAAARAARQSQAPRSRGATAGEQSVQLALDLGDAPDTALSSGLPEMTAAERVRAELEVLGLDVSRHVVDFYAPLLDALGTTRSPDLLRRRSGAEVLVAGVKVATQTPPVRSGRRVIFVTLDDSTGPVDATFFEDAQIGYATTLFHSWLLVVRGETRRTGPRGISLRATGCWELPRLFAAWETGGMPAVEELLNAPAVVSEQAVAGAAASRSSRPVLVSPPVGSSAQVYEPRDDSAGSGAGGMRTRVTDRVLVHPSGFRQSPYADIAPAGDDARSAPRKLWHSSPGSAGG; from the coding sequence GTGAGCGCCGTCGGCAGCGACCCGTTCGTCCACCTGCACGTCGCGTCCGGCTACTCGCTGCGGCACGGCACCAGCCACCCGCACCTGCTCGTCGAGCGCGCCGCCGAGCACGGCATGGACACCCTCGCGCTCACCGACCGCGACGGCACCTACGGCGCGGTGCGCTTCGCCAAGGCCTGCCGGTCGGCGGGGCTGCGCCCGGTGCTCGGCGTCGACCTGGCCGTCGAGCCGAGCGGCCTGCTGCCCGAGCCCGGGGCCGCGGCGGGCGGCGCCGCCCGGCGCACCCCTGCCCGCGGCGGCGCCGAGGTCGACCCGAGGCACCCGCGGGCCGTGGTCCTCGCGCGGGCCGGCGGCGGCCTGGGCTGGCGCGCGCTGTGCCGGCTGGTCTCGGCCACCCACCTGCGCGGCGAGCGCGGCCGGCCCGTGACGACCCTCGAGCTGCTGGCCGAGCACGCCGCCGACGGCGAGCTCGTCGTCCTGCTGGGCGCGGCCTCCGAGGTGGCGCGGGCGCTCGAGGCCCGGCGCGACGACCTGGCCCGCGAGCTGGTGCAGCGCTGGCGCGCCGCGCTCCCCGCGGGCGCGCTGGTCACCGAGGTGGTGTCCCACCGCGGCCCGGGCGACAGCGTGCGGGCCGCCCGGCTCTACGCACTGGCCGCAGAGGAGCGGGTGCCCGCGGTGCTCACCAACGCCGTGCGCTGCCTCGACCGGTCCGACGCCCCGGTCGCCGACGTGCTCGACGCGGCCCGCCGGCTCGTGCCGCTGAGCGAGCGCTCGGTCGACCGGGCCAACGCCGAGGGCTTCCTCAAGAGCGGGCGCGAGATGGCGGTGGTCGCCGCCGAGGTCGCCCGGCTGGCCGGCGCGGCCGACGAGACCGGCGGAGAGCTGCTCCGGGCGACGCGCCGCATCGCCGACCAGTGCGCCCTCGACCCCAAGACCGACCTCGGCCTCGGGGTCGTCCACCTGCCCGAGCTCGACGTGCTCGACCGGGGCGGGCTCCCACTGGGGACGGTCCGCGAGTCCGCCCAGCAGGACGCCAACGCCGTGCTCGCCGCCCGGTGCGAGGCCGGGCTCGTCCGGCGCCGTATGGACCAGGGCTCCGAGCTGGGCCGCCTCGAGGCCCGGCGCCGGCTCGACGACGAGCTCGGCGTCATCGCCACGCTGGGCTTCGCCTCCTACTTCCTCACCGTCGCCGACGTCGTCGACCTCGTCCGCGAGATGGGGGTGCGGTGCGCGGCCCGCGGGTCGGGAGCCGGCTCGCTGGTCAACTACCTGCTCGGCATCTCGGGGGTCGACCCGCTGCGCCACGGCCTGCTCATGGAGCGGTTCCTCTCGCCGCTGCGCGCCCAGCTGCCCGACATCGACATCGACGTCGAGTCGGCCCGGCGCACCGAGGTCTACGAGCGCGTCCTGGCCCGCTTCGGCGCCGAGCGCGTGGCCTGCGTCTCGATGACCGACACCTACCGCGTGCGCCACGCGATCCGCGACGTCGGCGCCGCGCTCGGGATGCCGCCGACCGAGGTCGACATGCTGGCCAAGGCCTTCCCGCACATCCGGGCCCGCGACGCGCGGCTCGCCATGGAGGAGCTCCCCGAGCTGCGCGCCAGCGGGCTCGACGCCGGTCGGCTCGACCTGCTGCTCGGGCTCGTCGAGCGCCTCGACGGCCTGCCGCGCCACATCGCGCTGCACCCGTGCGGCGTGCTGCTCTCCGACGCCACGCTGCTCGACCGCACGCCCGTCGAGTCCAGCTGGCTGGGCTTCCCCATGAGCCAGTTCGACAAGGACGACGTCGAGGACCTCGGGCTGCTCAAGCTCGACGTGCTCGGCATCCGCATGCAGTCGGCGATGTCGCACGCGCTGGAGGAGGTGGCCCGGGTCGACGGGGTCCACGTCGACATCGACGACCAGCTCCAGGTGCCCCTCGACGACCCGGCGACCTTCCGGCTGGTGCAGTCCTCGCGCACGCTGGGCTGCTTCCAGATCGAGTCGCCCGGCCAGCGCGAGCTCGTCGGCAAGTTCGCGCCCGAGACCTTCGCCGACCTCGTCATCGACATCTCGCTGTTCCGGCCGGGCCCGGTCAAGAGCGACATGGTCACCCCCTTCCTCCAGGCGCGGCACGGCTGGACCGGTGCGAGCTACCTGCACGAGGACCTGCGCCCCGTCCTCGAGCCGACCTCGGGCGTCGTCGTCTTCCACGAGCAGGTCCTCGAGATCGTCGCGACCTTCACCGGGTGCTCGCTCGCCTACGCCGACGAGGTGCGCCGCGCGCTCGGCGACCCCGTGGGCAAGCCGGAGGTCGAGGCGTGGTTCCGGCCGACAGCGCTGGCCCGGGGCTACTCCGAGCACGACGTCGAGCGGGTGTGGGAGGTGCTGGTCGCCTTCGCGTCGTTCGGCTTCTGCAAGGCCCACGCCGCCGCCTTCGCCCTGCCCACCTACCAGTCGGCGTGGCTCAAGGCCCACCACCCCGCCGCCTTCCTCGCCGGCGTGCTCACCCACGACCCCGGCATGTACCCCAAGCGGCTGATCCTCGACGACGCCCGCCAGTTCGGCATCGCGGTGCTGCCGCTCGACGTCAACGCCTCCGACCCCGAGTACCGCGTCGAGCGCGTCGGCGTCCTCGACGAGCCGCCGCCCGCGATCCTCGGCGCGCCGCCCCGGCCGGCTCCCGAGGAGGGCCTGCCCGACGGCCGCGCCTACGGCATCCGGCTCGGGCTCGACGACGTCAAGGGCATCTCCGACGCCGAGGTCGCCCGCGTCGTGGCCGGCCGGCCCTACGCGACCCTCGCCGACTTCTGGCACCGCGCCCGCGTCTCGCGCCCGGTGGTCGAGCGGCTGGTGGTCGCCGGCGCCTTCGACTCGCTCTACGGCATCGGCGCGCCCGCGCCCGTGCGCCGGCGGGGCGCGGTCACCCGCCGCGACCTCCTGCTCCAGGTGGCCGACCTCGACCGCTGGACGCGCTCGACGTCCTCGGGCGGTGGGGGACGCGCCGGCGGCCGGCGCTCCGCAGGCACCGGCCGCTCCGCCGGGGGACCGGGGCGCACCCGGCCGGCCGACGCCGCGGCGGGCCAGGGGAGCGGCCGGCAGGTCGAGCGGCCGGACGGTCGGCTCGACCGCCCGAAGGACGGGTGGCCCGAGCGGGCGGGCCGCGGCGGCTGGGCCGACGACCTCGGCGACGCCGCCGCCCGGGCGGCCCGCCAGTCGCAGGCGCCCCGCTCGCGCGGCGCCACGGCGGGCGAGCAGTCCGTGCAGCTCGCCCTCGACCTCGGCGACGCGCCCGACACGGCGCTGAGCAGCGGGCTGCCCGAGATGACCGCGGCCGAGCGCGTGCGCGCCGAGCTCGAGGTGCTCGGGCTCGACGTCAGCCGCCACGTGGTCGACTTCTACGCCCCGCTGCTCGACGCGCTCGGCACCACCCGCTCGCCCGACCTGCTGCGCCGCCGCTCGGGGGCCGAGGTGCTGGTCGCCGGGGTCAAGGTGGCCACCCAGACCCCTCCGGTCCGGTCGGGCCGCCGGGTGATCTTCGTGACGCTCGACGACTCCACCGGCCCGGTCGACGCGACGTTCTTCGAGGACGCGCAGATCGGCTACGCCACCACGCTGTTCCACTCGTGGCTGCTGGTCGTCCGGGGCGAGACCCGGCGCACCGGGCCGCGCGGCATCTCGCTGCGCGCCACCGGCTGCTGGGAACTGCCCCGGCTGTTCGCGGCGTGGGAGACGGGCGGCATGCCCGCGGTCGAGGAGCTGCTCAACGCGCCTGCGGTGGTCAGCGAGCAGGCCGTCGCCGGCGCGGCGGCCAGCCGGTCGAGCCGCCCGGTGCTGGTCAGCCCGCCGGTGGGCTCGAGCGCGCAGGTCTACGAGCCGCGCGACGACAGCGCCGGGTCGGGGGCGGGCGGGATGCGCACCCGGGTCACCGACCGCGTGCTCGTCCACCCGAGCGGCTTCCGCCAGTCGCCCTACGCCGACATCGCGCCGGCCGGCGACGACGCGAGGAGCGCCCCGCGCAAGCTGTGGCACTCGAGCCCCGGGAGCGCGGGCGGATGA
- the dinB gene encoding DNA polymerase IV encodes MDAFYASVSLRERPELQGTPVVVGGNGTRGVVLSATYEARAYGVRSAMPTTRARRLCPQATFLAPDFEAYTRVSAGVMELFRTVTPLVEPLSLDEAFLDVGGAVRRLGRPARIAQLLRDRVADEQGITCSVGVAPSKLVAKLASTASKPDGLLVVPADSVLAFLHPLPVSALWGVGEKTAEVLGRLGLRTVGDLAHVPAHTLRRALGPGAGAALHAMAWGRDSRRVTPLEPERSTGAEETFSRDVDDPRAIHRELLRLSQRTAERLRLAGHVGRTVVVKVRFSDFTTITRSRTLRESTDVAQEIYATARGLFDGLGLQRARIRLVGVRVEGLAELERTPRQLALDERATGWRDAERAADRAAARFGSGAVRPATLVRTTSGEPDDRGGRDDASARDHPFVRTRQDPSTRAGRPA; translated from the coding sequence ATGGACGCGTTCTACGCGTCGGTGTCGCTGCGCGAGCGCCCCGAGCTGCAGGGCACCCCGGTCGTGGTCGGCGGCAACGGCACCCGCGGGGTGGTGCTCTCGGCCACCTACGAGGCGCGGGCCTACGGCGTGCGCTCGGCGATGCCCACCACCCGGGCGCGCCGCCTCTGCCCGCAGGCGACGTTCCTGGCGCCCGACTTCGAGGCCTACACCCGCGTCTCGGCCGGGGTGATGGAGCTGTTCCGCACGGTCACCCCGCTGGTCGAGCCGCTCTCGCTCGACGAGGCGTTCCTCGACGTGGGCGGCGCGGTGCGCCGGCTGGGCCGCCCGGCCCGGATCGCCCAGCTCCTGCGCGACCGCGTCGCCGACGAGCAGGGCATCACCTGCTCGGTCGGGGTGGCGCCGAGCAAGCTGGTCGCCAAGCTCGCCTCGACCGCCTCCAAGCCCGACGGCCTGCTCGTCGTGCCCGCCGACAGCGTGCTCGCGTTCCTGCACCCGCTTCCGGTCTCGGCGCTGTGGGGGGTCGGCGAGAAGACCGCCGAGGTGCTCGGACGGCTGGGGCTGCGTACGGTCGGCGACCTCGCGCACGTGCCTGCCCACACGCTGCGCCGTGCGCTCGGGCCGGGTGCGGGTGCCGCGCTGCACGCGATGGCCTGGGGCCGCGACTCCCGGCGCGTGACCCCGCTCGAGCCCGAGCGCAGCACCGGCGCCGAGGAGACGTTCTCCCGCGACGTCGACGACCCGCGCGCGATCCACCGCGAGCTGCTCCGGCTCTCGCAGCGCACCGCCGAGCGCCTGCGGCTCGCCGGCCACGTCGGCCGCACCGTCGTGGTCAAGGTGCGGTTCTCCGACTTCACCACGATCACCCGGTCGCGCACGCTGCGCGAGTCGACCGACGTGGCGCAGGAGATCTACGCGACCGCCCGGGGGCTCTTCGACGGGCTGGGGCTGCAGCGCGCCCGCATCCGGCTGGTCGGCGTACGCGTCGAGGGCCTCGCCGAGCTCGAGCGCACTCCCCGCCAGCTCGCGCTCGACGAGCGGGCGACCGGCTGGCGCGACGCCGAGCGGGCGGCCGACCGGGCGGCCGCGCGGTTCGGCAGCGGCGCCGTACGCCCCGCGACCCTGGTCCGCACCACCTCGGGCGAGCCGGACGACCGCGGCGGCCGCGACGACGCCTCCGCCCGCGACCACCCCTTCGTCCGCACCCGCCAGGACCCGTCCACCCGCGCCGGGCGGCCCGCCTGA
- a CDS encoding methyltransferase domain-containing protein → MPDPQRARPDRSRVRTAVVWDVLRGVLAGGRPLSVVDAGGGTGGFAVPLAELGHDITVVDPSPDALAALERRLADVEAEGRPVRGSVRAVQGDVAGLLEVVEPAAADLVLCHGVLEFVDDPVEALGAVARCLRPGGSLSLLAANRSAVVLSRAVAGRFAEARHALDDPSGRWGERDPVPRRFTRTQLEQLLGDAGFAVAAVHGVRVFADLVPGALVDGEPGAVDALLALEAAAAAEPAFQAVATQLHVLATLG, encoded by the coding sequence GTGCCGGACCCGCAGCGCGCCCGCCCCGACCGCAGCCGAGTCCGCACGGCCGTCGTCTGGGACGTGCTGCGCGGCGTCCTCGCGGGCGGGCGCCCGCTCTCGGTCGTCGACGCCGGTGGCGGCACCGGCGGCTTCGCCGTCCCGCTGGCCGAGCTGGGCCACGACATCACCGTGGTCGACCCGAGCCCTGACGCGCTGGCCGCTCTCGAGCGCCGCCTCGCCGACGTCGAGGCCGAGGGCCGACCCGTCCGGGGCAGCGTCCGGGCCGTGCAGGGCGACGTCGCGGGCCTGCTCGAGGTGGTCGAGCCCGCTGCCGCCGACCTCGTCCTCTGCCACGGTGTGCTCGAGTTCGTCGACGACCCGGTCGAGGCGCTGGGCGCGGTGGCCCGCTGCCTGCGCCCCGGCGGCTCGCTCAGCCTGCTCGCCGCCAACCGCTCCGCCGTCGTCCTCTCGCGCGCCGTCGCCGGGCGCTTCGCCGAGGCGCGCCACGCCCTCGACGACCCGTCCGGCCGCTGGGGCGAGCGCGACCCCGTGCCCCGCCGCTTCACCCGCACCCAGCTCGAGCAGCTGCTCGGCGACGCCGGGTTCGCGGTCGCGGCGGTCCACGGCGTCCGGGTCTTCGCCGACCTCGTGCCCGGTGCGCTCGTCGACGGCGAGCCCGGTGCGGTCGACGCGCTGCTCGCGCTCGAGGCCGCCGCTGCCGCGGAGCCTGCGTTCCAGGCGGTCGCGACCCAGCTGCACGTGCTCGCCACGCTGGGCTGA
- a CDS encoding DUF3040 domain-containing protein, with product MPLSDHEQRLLEQMERALYAEDPKFASALRGSDLRRMHRRRVLKAAVGVFVGIALLLTGVITKVIALGVLGSILMILSALLAVHSWRQIPGPDGATPAAPGRAPSGPRGRGPRGSRPIMQRIEDRWNRRREGNGF from the coding sequence GTGCCGCTCTCTGACCACGAGCAACGACTGCTCGAGCAGATGGAGCGCGCGCTGTACGCGGAGGATCCGAAGTTCGCTTCGGCTCTGCGCGGCAGCGACTTGCGCCGGATGCACCGCCGGCGTGTCCTCAAGGCTGCCGTGGGCGTCTTCGTCGGCATCGCCCTGCTGCTCACCGGCGTCATCACCAAGGTCATCGCGCTGGGCGTGCTCGGCTCGATCCTGATGATCCTGTCGGCGCTGCTCGCGGTCCACAGCTGGCGCCAGATCCCCGGCCCCGACGGCGCGACCCCCGCTGCGCCGGGACGCGCCCCCTCCGGCCCCCGCGGACGCGGTCCGCGCGGCAGCCGCCCGATCATGCAGCGCATCGAGGACCGCTGGAACCGCCGCCGCGAGGGCAACGGCTTCTAG
- a CDS encoding DUF58 domain-containing protein yields the protein MGVRSGARRLVRVPRGGLSGLTTRGRSFLAAGVAASLVALALGQPDILRVGILLVVVPLASALVVTRSQYRLACSRRIDPPRIAAGETAIVGLRLDNVSRIPTGLLLAEDRVPYVLGSRPRFVLDRVEPQGTRSVGYQVRSDVRGRFSIGPLGVRLTDPFGMCELQRSFTATDSLTVTPVVTPLPAIALTGALSGSGNSTARAVASAGEDDVSTREYRHGDALHRVHWRSSARRGELMVRREEQPWQSRATLLLDTRAGAHRGDGPGSSFELAVSVTASIGAHLADRGYAVRLVAEDDGDGGSREPALHVAGAGIRASDTRAALLDALAVVAPSVRTELTAGGIGARGLGDGLLVAVLGLLTPLEAQQLASMPHAYGARRG from the coding sequence ATGGGAGTGCGCTCCGGCGCTCGACGTCTCGTCCGGGTCCCGCGCGGGGGGCTCTCGGGCCTGACCACGCGCGGTCGCAGCTTCCTCGCGGCCGGCGTCGCGGCCAGCCTGGTCGCCCTGGCGCTGGGCCAGCCCGACATCCTGCGGGTCGGCATCCTGCTCGTCGTGGTGCCGCTGGCCTCGGCGCTCGTCGTCACCCGCAGCCAGTACCGCCTGGCCTGCAGCCGGCGCATCGACCCGCCGCGCATCGCCGCCGGCGAGACGGCCATCGTCGGGCTCCGCCTCGACAACGTCTCGCGCATCCCGACCGGCCTGTTGCTCGCCGAGGACCGCGTGCCCTACGTCCTCGGCTCGCGCCCGCGCTTCGTCCTCGACCGCGTCGAGCCCCAGGGCACCCGATCGGTCGGCTACCAGGTGCGCTCCGACGTGCGCGGCCGCTTCTCCATCGGCCCCCTCGGCGTGCGGCTCACCGACCCCTTCGGCATGTGCGAGCTGCAGCGCTCGTTCACCGCCACCGACTCGCTCACCGTCACCCCGGTGGTCACGCCGCTGCCGGCCATCGCCCTGACCGGCGCGCTGTCGGGGTCGGGCAACAGCACCGCGCGCGCCGTGGCCTCGGCCGGCGAGGACGACGTGTCGACGCGCGAGTACCGCCACGGCGACGCCCTCCACCGCGTGCACTGGCGCTCGTCGGCCCGCCGCGGCGAGCTCATGGTGCGCCGCGAGGAGCAGCCCTGGCAGAGCCGGGCGACGCTGCTGCTCGACACCCGCGCGGGCGCCCACCGCGGCGACGGCCCCGGCTCGAGCTTCGAGCTCGCCGTGTCGGTCACCGCGTCGATCGGCGCCCACCTCGCCGACCGCGGCTACGCCGTGCGCCTGGTCGCCGAGGACGACGGGGACGGCGGCTCCCGCGAGCCCGCGCTCCACGTCGCCGGCGCCGGCATCCGGGCCAGCGACACCCGCGCCGCCCTGCTCGACGCCCTCGCGGTCGTCGCACCCTCGGTGCGCACGGAGCTGACCGCCGGCGGGATCGGTGCGCGCGGGCTCGGCGACGGGCTGCTCGTCGCGGTCCTCGGCCTGCTCACCCCGCTGGAGGCGCAGCAGCTGGCCAGCATGCCGCACGCCTACGGCGCGCGGCGGGGT